One Yimella lutea DNA window includes the following coding sequences:
- a CDS encoding transglycosylase domain-containing protein, translated as MRQTSRIASVMSMLGGFVAVAMTMGLLTAGLVIPAVGVAGQATNNGIKMFNQMPADFQMNPLAQQSRILASDGTVIGTPFNENRIVVPLNKIAPVMQQAQVAIEDERFFEHGGVDPKGLLRAISTNILSAGTQGASTLTQQYVKVALQNKALASGNKDAAAASVARSGMQGYVRKLQELKYAVSLEQKYTKQQILDGYLNLVYFGDQQYGVEAAARHYYGRSASQLTLPQAATLAGVVNAPGVTDPINNPEAATKRRNQVLGKMYAQQMISYKEYTDATSHDLKSDLKVTNISSSCASSKYPYFCYYVYNWLLNEPSLGKTRKEREAALKGGGLTIQTSFDPKLAAKMDKDIKSKVPVANSENVQAAALTIQPGTGLVLATGQNTAYSNNTTAGKSAINYTVPLNMGGGQGFTIGSTAKFFAIVSAVQQGRDIEGDINVPKFSGKDKNGNFVRFTNKQFPGECGLAPGENWDVHNSEGHESGGPMPVIEATAGSINTAFAQLVSELGACDVHATMTKMGVRNGDGTEIGKSPSGIILGSEPVTALDLANAYATVAADGVYCTPRPVKSIADANGKQLKLAQAGCKQLLSKDVARTVTKVFENVLKPGGTAYASRLAGDRPAAGKTGTVEGATQSWFAGYTPELATAVWVGHADNEKTLKDVRLGGKYYDGYLYGSTIAAPIWKTIMDDALRGKPERKFAAPSSEFLDGNKVRVPNVKGQTPDNATSMLESAGFKVKQGPAQDARLFEGLIMGSTPEGGEKVAKGATITIYPSTGRRPSSTQPTIAPAVSPN; from the coding sequence ATGCGCCAAACCTCCCGGATCGCCAGCGTCATGTCTATGCTCGGCGGCTTCGTCGCGGTCGCCATGACGATGGGCCTGCTGACGGCCGGTCTCGTCATCCCCGCGGTGGGTGTCGCGGGCCAGGCGACCAACAACGGCATCAAGATGTTCAACCAGATGCCGGCCGACTTCCAGATGAACCCGTTGGCCCAGCAATCCCGCATCCTCGCCTCCGACGGCACCGTGATCGGCACACCGTTCAACGAGAACCGAATCGTGGTGCCGCTGAACAAGATCGCACCGGTGATGCAGCAGGCGCAGGTGGCGATCGAGGACGAGCGCTTTTTCGAGCACGGCGGTGTCGACCCCAAGGGTCTGCTGCGCGCGATCAGCACCAACATCCTGAGCGCCGGCACCCAGGGTGCCTCGACCCTCACCCAGCAGTACGTGAAGGTCGCCCTGCAGAACAAGGCGCTGGCCTCCGGCAACAAGGACGCCGCAGCGGCGTCCGTCGCCCGATCGGGCATGCAGGGGTACGTGCGAAAGCTGCAGGAACTGAAGTACGCGGTGTCTCTGGAGCAGAAGTACACCAAGCAGCAGATCCTGGACGGATACCTCAACCTCGTGTACTTCGGCGACCAGCAGTACGGCGTCGAGGCCGCGGCCCGCCACTACTACGGCCGCTCCGCCTCGCAGCTCACTCTGCCGCAGGCCGCCACGCTGGCCGGCGTGGTGAACGCGCCCGGCGTCACCGACCCGATCAACAACCCGGAGGCGGCCACCAAGCGCCGCAACCAGGTGCTCGGCAAGATGTATGCCCAGCAGATGATCTCCTACAAGGAATACACGGACGCGACCAGCCACGATCTGAAGTCCGACCTCAAGGTCACCAACATCAGCAGTTCGTGCGCCAGCTCGAAGTACCCGTACTTCTGTTACTACGTCTACAACTGGCTGCTCAACGAGCCGTCGCTCGGCAAGACCCGCAAGGAGCGCGAGGCCGCGCTCAAGGGTGGCGGGCTGACGATCCAGACCTCGTTCGACCCCAAGCTGGCGGCCAAGATGGACAAGGACATCAAGTCGAAGGTGCCGGTCGCGAACTCCGAGAACGTGCAGGCCGCAGCGCTGACGATCCAGCCGGGCACCGGGCTGGTCCTCGCGACCGGTCAGAACACCGCGTACAGCAATAACACCACCGCCGGGAAGAGCGCGATCAACTACACCGTCCCGCTGAACATGGGCGGTGGCCAGGGCTTCACGATCGGCTCGACCGCGAAGTTCTTCGCGATCGTGAGCGCGGTCCAGCAGGGTCGTGACATCGAGGGCGACATCAACGTTCCGAAGTTCAGCGGCAAGGACAAGAACGGCAACTTCGTCCGGTTCACCAACAAGCAGTTCCCGGGTGAATGCGGACTGGCTCCCGGTGAGAACTGGGACGTCCACAACTCCGAAGGTCACGAATCCGGTGGACCGATGCCGGTCATCGAGGCGACCGCCGGTTCGATCAACACCGCGTTCGCCCAGCTCGTCTCCGAACTCGGCGCCTGCGACGTGCACGCGACGATGACCAAGATGGGAGTGCGCAACGGTGACGGCACTGAGATCGGCAAGTCGCCCTCCGGCATCATCCTCGGCTCGGAGCCGGTGACGGCTCTGGACCTCGCGAACGCCTACGCCACCGTGGCGGCGGACGGCGTCTACTGCACCCCGCGTCCGGTCAAGTCGATCGCCGACGCGAACGGCAAGCAGTTGAAGCTGGCCCAGGCCGGCTGCAAGCAGCTGCTCTCCAAGGACGTCGCACGTACCGTGACGAAGGTCTTCGAGAACGTGTTGAAGCCGGGTGGTACCGCCTACGCGTCTCGTCTCGCAGGGGATCGTCCGGCAGCCGGCAAGACCGGCACCGTGGAAGGCGCCACGCAGAGCTGGTTCGCCGGCTACACCCCGGAACTGGCGACGGCCGTGTGGGTCGGCCACGCCGACAACGAGAAGACGCTGAAGGACGTCCGGCTCGGCGGCAAGTACTACGACGGCTACCTCTACGGCTCGACGATCGCCGCGCCCATCTGGAAGACGATCATGGACGACGCGCTCCGGGGCAAACCGGAGAGGAAGTTCGCCGCTCCGTCGTCGGAGTTCCTGGACGGTAACAAGGTGCGCGTCCCCAATGTCAAGGGACAGACGCCCGACAACGCGACGTCCATGCTGGAGTCGGCCGGCTTCAAGGTGAAGCAGGGGCCGGCCCAGGACGCCCGGCTGTTCGAGGGTCTGATCATGGGCTCGACACCTGAGGGCGGCGAGAAGGTGGCCAAGGGTGCGACGATCACGATCTACCCGAGCACCGGACGTCGTCCCTCGTCCACCCAGCCGACGATCGCGCCGGCCGTCTCACCGAACTGA
- a CDS encoding beta-phosphoglucomutase family hydrolase has translation MTAPRTLGLPDGITTCLFDLDGVLTDTASVHRTAWKAMFDAYLRDRDGEGFVPFDTDRDYTHYVDGKPREDGVRDFLASRGITLPEGTRDDAPGAATVRGLGNRKNEQVQQVIARDGVRVYEGSRTYLEATKKAGLHRIVVSSSANTEMVLRVTGLDRLVEGRVDGVTLARSNIKGKPAPDSFLAGAALVGADPAQAAVFEDALSGVEAGRAGHFGYVVGVDRVGHAEALRKHGADVVVEDLADLLSGGTR, from the coding sequence ATGACGGCGCCACGGACGCTGGGCCTGCCCGACGGGATCACCACCTGCCTGTTCGACCTGGACGGTGTGCTCACCGACACCGCGAGCGTGCATCGCACGGCATGGAAGGCGATGTTCGACGCGTACTTGCGTGATCGCGACGGCGAGGGTTTCGTGCCGTTCGACACCGACCGCGACTACACCCACTACGTCGACGGCAAGCCACGCGAGGACGGGGTCCGCGATTTCCTCGCTTCTCGGGGCATCACGCTGCCAGAGGGAACGCGCGACGACGCACCCGGCGCCGCCACCGTCCGGGGGCTCGGGAATCGCAAGAACGAGCAGGTGCAGCAGGTGATCGCCCGCGACGGCGTGAGGGTGTACGAGGGTTCTCGCACGTACTTGGAGGCAACCAAGAAAGCAGGCCTTCACCGGATCGTCGTCTCGTCCAGCGCGAACACCGAGATGGTGCTGAGGGTCACCGGTCTCGATCGACTCGTCGAAGGCCGCGTCGACGGGGTCACGCTCGCGCGATCGAACATCAAGGGCAAACCGGCACCCGATTCCTTCCTGGCCGGCGCTGCACTCGTGGGAGCCGATCCCGCGCAGGCGGCGGTCTTCGAGGACGCATTATCAGGCGTCGAGGCAGGGCGTGCCGGCCACTTCGGCTACGTCGTGGGCGTCGACCGGGTCGGTCACGCCGAGGCGTTGAGAAAGCACGGCGCCGACGTCGTGGTCGAAGACCTCGCCGACCTGCTGAGTGGAGGAACCCGATGA
- a CDS encoding helix-turn-helix domain-containing protein — MPTPTKTAARHSATYLPSSEDEASAASLAKVLQVGDDGLVALVAPDGTTIALSAQVHRVLVQVADAMAHGMGVTVAPHNAMLTTQEAADFLGISRPTLVRIIDRGDLEAVKPGRHRYVALQDLIAYQERVAVQRRKSLDEMARDADNAGLYDLLDGQPPLKRH, encoded by the coding sequence ATGCCGACTCCTACGAAGACTGCCGCGCGCCACAGCGCGACCTACCTTCCATCGTCGGAAGACGAGGCGTCTGCAGCGTCCTTGGCCAAGGTCCTGCAGGTGGGAGATGACGGTCTCGTCGCCCTCGTAGCGCCGGACGGCACAACAATCGCTTTGTCGGCGCAAGTCCACCGCGTCCTCGTCCAGGTCGCGGACGCCATGGCCCACGGGATGGGCGTGACCGTCGCCCCGCACAACGCAATGCTCACCACCCAGGAAGCCGCCGACTTCCTCGGCATCTCGCGGCCGACCCTGGTGCGCATCATCGATCGCGGCGACTTGGAAGCCGTGAAGCCTGGCCGTCACCGTTATGTCGCTCTCCAGGATCTGATCGCTTATCAAGAGCGTGTGGCTGTGCAACGGCGTAAGAGCCTTGACGAGATGGCGCGGGACGCGGACAACGCCGGCCTATACGACCTCCTCGATGGACAGCCGCCACTGAAGCGCCACTGA
- a CDS encoding glycoside hydrolase family 65 protein: MTAHPSAFTVEPWKVREIGLNFDNLAQAESVFALANGHIGVRGNLDEGDPSGLPGTYLNSFYEKRPLPYAEAGYGYPDSGQTIVNVTNGKLIRLLVDDQPLDLRYGVIHHHERTLDMRTGLLHRDLLWESPSRRLVRVRSTRLVSFTQRAILAVRYQVEAVDNPLRVVIQSEMVTNEELPSVSDDPRVAAALKDPLVPELHSHNHNRSLLIHHTRQSGLRMAAACDHVLHSPGVGSHTYVEEDWSRTTIGTDLAPGETLGVTKFVAYGWSSRRTMPALRDQVDGALSAALHTGWHSMVQEQAAYVEDFWDGADVEVDGDPVVQQAVRFGLWHVLQAGARAEGRGIAAKGLTGPGYDGHCFWDTESYVLPVLTATAPPAARDALSWRHSVLPFARERAQHLKMEGAAFPWRTIRGQECSAYWPAGTAAFHINADIALAAARYVFWTGDEIFDRDVALTILVETARLWAGLGYHGDDGKFHIDGVTGPDEYTAIVGDNTFTNLMAARNLRYAADTAQRWPEQAADLNVTEDEIAQWRSADESMAVPFDTERDVYQQNRGSTANEVWDFDATLKDDGYPLLLNYPYFEIYRKQVVKQADLLLAMHWCGDRFTREEKAKAFAYYEKITVRDSSLSACTQAVMAAEVGQLELAHAYLTEAAVMDLRDLEHNTKDGVHVASLAGAWLALVAGFGGMREYDGHLSFAPVLSPKMQRLAFSIRWREYKIRVSVTHDHATYQLEDGTEGHCELRHYDHKFTLTTSKPVSFPVEPVQPLTAQPTQPVGRAPVSLD; encoded by the coding sequence ATGACCGCACACCCGTCCGCGTTCACCGTCGAGCCCTGGAAGGTGCGCGAGATCGGGCTGAACTTCGACAATCTCGCCCAGGCCGAGTCGGTCTTCGCACTCGCCAACGGACACATCGGCGTCCGAGGCAATCTGGACGAGGGCGACCCCAGCGGTCTGCCCGGCACGTACCTCAACTCCTTCTACGAGAAGCGTCCGCTGCCGTACGCCGAGGCGGGCTACGGCTACCCCGATTCCGGGCAGACCATCGTCAACGTCACCAACGGAAAACTGATCCGACTGCTCGTGGACGATCAGCCGTTGGATCTGCGCTACGGCGTCATCCACCACCACGAACGCACGCTCGACATGCGCACCGGGTTGCTGCACCGCGACCTGCTGTGGGAATCGCCCTCCCGCCGTCTGGTCCGGGTGCGGTCGACCCGGCTCGTGTCGTTCACCCAGCGGGCGATCCTCGCTGTCCGCTACCAGGTGGAGGCCGTCGACAACCCGCTGCGCGTGGTGATCCAGTCCGAGATGGTCACCAACGAGGAACTGCCCTCCGTCTCCGACGACCCACGCGTCGCGGCCGCGCTCAAGGATCCGTTGGTTCCTGAACTGCACAGCCACAATCACAACCGCTCACTGCTGATTCATCACACCCGGCAGAGCGGGCTTCGGATGGCGGCCGCCTGCGACCATGTCCTGCACAGTCCGGGCGTCGGCAGCCACACCTACGTCGAAGAAGACTGGAGTCGCACCACGATCGGCACCGACCTCGCCCCCGGCGAGACCCTCGGGGTCACCAAGTTCGTCGCGTACGGCTGGTCCTCCCGCCGCACCATGCCCGCGCTGCGCGACCAGGTCGACGGCGCACTCTCGGCGGCGCTGCACACCGGTTGGCATTCGATGGTGCAGGAACAGGCCGCCTACGTCGAGGATTTCTGGGATGGCGCGGACGTCGAGGTGGACGGCGACCCGGTCGTCCAGCAAGCAGTCCGATTCGGACTCTGGCATGTGCTGCAAGCGGGAGCTCGCGCGGAGGGTCGCGGGATCGCAGCAAAGGGGCTCACCGGTCCCGGCTACGACGGTCACTGCTTCTGGGACACCGAGAGCTACGTGCTTCCCGTGCTCACCGCCACCGCGCCACCGGCGGCACGCGACGCCCTCAGCTGGCGGCACTCGGTCCTGCCGTTCGCGCGAGAGCGCGCGCAGCACCTGAAGATGGAGGGCGCAGCGTTCCCGTGGCGCACGATCCGCGGACAGGAGTGCTCGGCCTACTGGCCTGCCGGCACCGCGGCCTTCCACATCAATGCCGATATCGCCCTTGCCGCCGCACGCTACGTCTTCTGGACCGGCGACGAGATCTTCGACCGGGACGTCGCGTTGACCATCCTGGTCGAGACCGCACGCCTGTGGGCCGGCCTGGGCTACCACGGCGACGACGGAAAGTTCCACATCGACGGCGTCACCGGGCCGGACGAATACACCGCCATCGTCGGCGACAACACCTTCACCAACCTCATGGCGGCTCGCAACTTGCGGTACGCCGCCGACACAGCGCAGCGGTGGCCGGAGCAGGCGGCCGACTTGAATGTCACCGAGGACGAGATCGCGCAATGGCGATCCGCCGACGAGAGCATGGCCGTTCCGTTCGACACCGAACGCGATGTGTACCAACAGAATCGGGGAAGCACCGCCAACGAGGTGTGGGACTTCGACGCAACGCTGAAGGACGACGGCTATCCGCTGCTGCTCAACTACCCCTACTTCGAGATCTACCGCAAACAGGTCGTCAAACAGGCCGATCTCCTGCTGGCCATGCACTGGTGTGGTGACCGGTTCACGCGGGAGGAGAAAGCGAAGGCGTTCGCCTACTACGAAAAGATCACCGTGCGTGACTCCTCCTTGTCGGCGTGCACCCAGGCGGTCATGGCGGCCGAGGTCGGCCAACTCGAACTCGCCCACGCCTACCTCACCGAAGCAGCGGTGATGGATCTACGCGACCTCGAACACAACACCAAGGACGGCGTCCACGTCGCCTCGCTCGCCGGCGCCTGGTTGGCGCTGGTTGCCGGCTTCGGTGGGATGCGCGAGTACGACGGCCACCTGAGCTTCGCGCCGGTGCTGTCGCCGAAGATGCAACGTCTCGCCTTCTCCATCCGGTGGCGCGAGTACAAGATCCGGGTGAGCGTCACTCACGATCACGCGACCTATCAGTTGGAAGACGGCACCGAGGGTCACTGCGAACTGCGCCACTACGACCACAAGTTCACGCTGACCACCTCCAAGCCGGTCAGCTTCCCCGTCGAACCTGTCCAGCCGCTCACTGCGCAGCCCACTCAACCCGTCGGACGCGCACCCGTGTCACTGGATTGA
- a CDS encoding PIN domain-containing protein: MTFEVLLDTCVLYPPTLCDTLLRIAENGAFEPRWSADVLVELERNLSPLPSVGINGAQARIRAMTGAFPNATVNAYEQLLGDMPGHPTDAHVMAAAIVARCQVIVTANLKDFPEAELAQWGLTVSHPDAFLLDQLELHPRETLLALQNQSRDSSRPSLSLPQLLESLRRAGVPRFAAAVTRTRSQGVHDH; this comes from the coding sequence ATGACGTTCGAGGTCCTACTCGACACGTGTGTCCTCTACCCGCCGACGCTGTGCGACACCCTGCTGCGGATCGCCGAGAATGGCGCATTCGAACCACGCTGGTCCGCTGACGTCCTGGTCGAACTGGAGCGCAACCTGTCCCCGCTCCCTTCCGTTGGTATCAATGGTGCGCAGGCCCGGATCCGTGCCATGACCGGCGCGTTCCCGAACGCAACCGTCAACGCCTACGAGCAACTGCTCGGCGACATGCCCGGCCATCCCACAGACGCGCACGTCATGGCGGCGGCGATCGTGGCTCGATGCCAGGTCATCGTCACGGCAAACCTGAAGGACTTTCCGGAGGCCGAACTCGCGCAGTGGGGTTTGACCGTCTCCCACCCGGACGCCTTCCTGCTCGATCAGCTAGAACTACACCCGCGGGAAACCCTTCTCGCTCTACAGAATCAGTCGCGCGATTCGTCGCGACCGTCTCTGTCGCTGCCCCAACTGCTGGAGTCACTCCGGAGGGCTGGTGTCCCCCGGTTTGCTGCGGCGGTCACTCGCACCCGAAGCCAAGGAGTTCACGATCACTGA
- a CDS encoding GatB/YqeY domain-containing protein, whose translation MTLKQTLQSDLNQAMKSRDKVTAGALRMTIAAVKTAEVSGDTAKELTDDETLKVITKEAKKRREAADAYDAANRPELAEQERAELVVLEKYLPAQLSDAELDQMVAEAVTESGATNIGGMGKVMKILQPKIAGRADGGKIAAAVKRALS comes from the coding sequence ATGACGCTCAAGCAGACGCTCCAGTCCGACCTCAACCAAGCGATGAAGAGCCGCGACAAAGTGACCGCCGGTGCGTTGCGCATGACGATCGCCGCCGTGAAGACCGCTGAGGTTTCCGGTGACACCGCCAAGGAACTGACCGACGACGAGACGCTCAAGGTCATCACCAAAGAAGCCAAGAAGCGTCGCGAGGCCGCCGATGCCTATGACGCAGCGAACCGTCCCGAGCTCGCCGAGCAGGAGCGCGCCGAACTCGTCGTACTCGAGAAGTATCTGCCCGCCCAGCTCAGCGACGCCGAACTCGACCAGATGGTCGCCGAAGCCGTCACCGAGTCCGGCGCCACCAACATCGGCGGCATGGGCAAGGTCATGAAGATCCTCCAGCCCAAGATCGCCGGTCGCGCGGACGGCGGCAAGATCGCCGCAGCCGTGAAGCGCGCGCTCAGCTGA
- a CDS encoding WhiB family transcriptional regulator, which translates to MWDENWAGRASCRAGSPDDLFAKGAAQQSAKVICQRCPVVAECLADALDNRTEYGVWGGMTERERRALLRRRPEVKSWAQLFRAARADGLG; encoded by the coding sequence ATGTGGGACGAGAACTGGGCCGGACGTGCGTCCTGCCGAGCCGGTAGTCCCGACGACCTTTTCGCCAAGGGGGCTGCTCAGCAGAGCGCCAAGGTGATCTGCCAGCGCTGCCCGGTCGTGGCCGAGTGCCTGGCCGATGCGCTCGACAACCGCACCGAGTACGGCGTCTGGGGTGGCATGACCGAACGCGAGCGCCGTGCGCTGCTTCGTCGTCGCCCTGAGGTGAAGTCCTGGGCTCAGTTGTTCCGTGCTGCGCGTGCCGACGGCTTGGGCTGA
- a CDS encoding HsdM family class I SAM-dependent methyltransferase, with amino-acid sequence MPEEYSWQKLLDAQGDKLEYEYTRILVGLAREDGVIGTIFRRGQNRIQHPAKLRRLVVNLIDKENWSQSGTDIKGDAYEELLSKGASDKGSGAGQYFTPRALIEAIVDVVRPTVADTVVDPAGGTGGFLLAAHEHAARGAESMTPVQRDHLRDGFASGYELVDSTARLAAMNLLLHGMGTSNGDSLIELRDSLIADPGRRWSVVLSNPPFGRKSSLTMVGADGREVREDREIERQDFVATTSNKQLNFVQHIATILDTNGRAAVVLPDNVLFEGGAGEVMRRKLLTDFNLHTMLRLPTGIFYAQGVKANVLFFDKKVARPGQPWTERLWVFTTPFLEKEVVQIEQPVGLLPFVDDDVFAISNDQPMQLKENHEAGWQRTEDLLEHLPRCPILSFFKVVVLEQVDHGTHLSSLRTALTPSWGDPPTTPVSVRGARKPKSTIDRPRFHLFVGALHDVKGRRHVEDT; translated from the coding sequence GTGCCCGAGGAGTACTCGTGGCAGAAGCTGCTCGACGCCCAGGGCGACAAACTCGAGTACGAGTACACCCGCATCCTCGTCGGCCTCGCACGCGAGGACGGTGTCATCGGCACGATCTTCCGCAGGGGCCAGAACCGCATCCAACACCCGGCAAAGCTGCGCCGGCTGGTCGTCAACCTGATCGACAAGGAGAACTGGTCGCAGTCGGGCACCGACATCAAGGGCGACGCCTACGAGGAACTGCTCTCCAAGGGCGCTTCTGACAAGGGCTCTGGCGCCGGCCAGTACTTCACACCCCGTGCCTTGATCGAGGCGATCGTCGACGTCGTACGCCCGACGGTCGCCGACACCGTCGTCGACCCGGCCGGCGGCACAGGCGGCTTCCTCCTGGCCGCGCACGAGCACGCCGCCCGCGGCGCCGAGTCGATGACGCCGGTCCAGCGCGATCACCTGCGCGACGGCTTCGCCTCGGGCTACGAACTCGTCGACAGCACAGCCCGATTGGCCGCGATGAACCTGCTGCTCCACGGCATGGGCACCTCCAACGGTGACTCGCTGATCGAGCTGCGCGACTCGCTCATCGCCGACCCCGGCCGCCGCTGGTCGGTCGTGCTGTCCAACCCGCCGTTCGGTCGGAAGTCCTCCCTGACGATGGTCGGCGCCGACGGCCGCGAGGTGCGAGAAGACCGCGAGATCGAGCGGCAAGACTTCGTCGCGACCACGAGCAACAAGCAGCTCAACTTCGTCCAACACATCGCCACCATCCTCGACACCAACGGCCGCGCCGCCGTCGTACTGCCCGACAACGTGCTCTTCGAAGGTGGGGCTGGCGAGGTCATGCGGCGCAAGCTGCTCACCGACTTCAACCTGCACACCATGCTGCGCCTGCCGACCGGGATCTTCTACGCCCAGGGCGTGAAGGCCAACGTGCTGTTCTTCGACAAGAAGGTCGCCCGCCCCGGGCAACCGTGGACCGAGCGGCTCTGGGTCTTCACTACGCCATTCCTCGAGAAGGAGGTTGTACAGATCGAGCAACCGGTCGGCCTTCTCCCATTTGTCGACGATGACGTCTTTGCTATCAGCAATGACCAGCCGATGCAGCTCAAGGAGAACCATGAAGCGGGATGGCAACGAACCGAGGATCTCCTCGAGCACCTCCCGCGCTGCCCAATACTCAGCTTCTTCAAGGTCGTCGTCCTCGAACAGGTCGACCATGGAACACACCTCTCATCACTGCGGACGGCTCTCACCCCATCGTGGGGTGACCCACCGACAACCCCGGTTTCAGTGAGAGGGGCACGGAAGCCGAAAAGCACGATCGACCGTCCGCGCTTCCATTTGTTCGTCGGCGCGCTGCACGACGTAAAGGGCCGCCGACACGTTGAAGACACCTGA
- a CDS encoding metallophosphoesterase — MHSLTRSAVAVGALGAATLGWSSLVERNWYALREVTVPVLPESADPVRVLHLSDLHLVPRQARRIEWVQDLARLEPDFVVNTGDNCSDLNAVPAVLRTMAPLMDFPGAFVLGSNDYFAPARRNPFRYFNSSHKQGDQMGVPSLPWKNMVRGFEAGGWTNLTDVRARVPIGDLDVELVGVDDPHLGYDEYDKVAGPAATDADLTVGVVHAPYLRVLDAMTADGASMVMAGHTHGGQICVPGYGALVTNCDLGTERVKGLSRWWPGADNAPSSQAPDDAAWLHVSAGLGHNKYTPVRLACRPEATLLTLVPKS, encoded by the coding sequence ATGCACTCGCTCACTCGTTCAGCTGTCGCCGTCGGCGCTCTCGGGGCCGCGACCCTCGGCTGGTCGAGCCTGGTCGAACGCAACTGGTACGCATTGCGTGAGGTGACCGTGCCCGTTCTGCCCGAGAGTGCCGACCCGGTGCGCGTGCTGCACCTCAGTGACCTGCACCTGGTGCCGCGCCAGGCCCGCCGCATCGAGTGGGTTCAGGACCTCGCGCGCCTCGAGCCCGACTTCGTGGTCAACACCGGCGACAACTGCTCCGATCTCAACGCGGTGCCGGCGGTGCTGCGCACGATGGCACCGCTGATGGACTTCCCCGGCGCGTTCGTGCTCGGCTCCAACGACTACTTCGCCCCGGCACGGCGCAACCCATTCCGGTACTTCAACTCCTCGCACAAGCAGGGCGACCAGATGGGCGTGCCGTCGCTGCCCTGGAAGAACATGGTGCGCGGGTTCGAAGCCGGTGGCTGGACGAACCTCACTGACGTGCGCGCCCGCGTCCCGATCGGTGACCTGGACGTCGAACTGGTCGGGGTGGACGATCCGCACCTGGGTTACGACGAGTACGACAAGGTCGCCGGGCCCGCCGCAACAGACGCCGATCTCACGGTCGGTGTCGTCCACGCGCCGTACCTTCGCGTGCTCGACGCGATGACCGCGGACGGCGCATCGATGGTGATGGCCGGTCACACGCACGGCGGCCAGATCTGCGTTCCCGGTTACGGCGCCCTGGTCACCAACTGCGATCTCGGAACAGAGCGGGTCAAGGGACTGTCGCGTTGGTGGCCCGGCGCCGACAACGCTCCGTCGTCGCAGGCTCCGGACGATGCCGCCTGGCTACATGTCTCGGCCGGCCTCGGGCACAACAAGTACACGCCGGTACGCCTGGCCTGCCGCCCCGAGGCGACGCTGCTGACCCTCGTCCCGAAGTCCTGA
- a CDS encoding DUF4357 domain-containing protein — MNAPRDPRLTAEARARVLIDRQLTEAGWVVQDKKALNLFAAQGVACREVTMKSGQGRADYLLYVDQRVDGVVEAKPQGTTLSGVEWQSGMYAEGLPADVRLKALTRDGRSPFVFDVFSSPSTAGSVALGRSCNGRVGWVSPDGHTFGAWESRGVE, encoded by the coding sequence ATGAATGCGCCACGGGACCCTCGGCTTACTGCCGAGGCGCGTGCGCGGGTGTTGATCGACCGTCAGCTGACCGAAGCCGGCTGGGTCGTTCAGGACAAGAAGGCGCTGAACCTGTTCGCCGCGCAAGGTGTCGCGTGCCGCGAAGTCACGATGAAGTCCGGGCAAGGCCGGGCCGACTACCTGCTGTACGTCGATCAGCGCGTCGACGGTGTGGTTGAAGCTAAACCGCAGGGCACGACGCTCAGCGGCGTCGAGTGGCAGTCGGGGATGTACGCCGAGGGTCTGCCGGCCGACGTAAGGCTCAAAGCGCTGACGCGCGACGGCCGGTCGCCATTCGTGTTCGACGTCTTCTCGTCACCCTCGACCGCGGGATCTGTCGCGCTGGGTCGCTCCTGCAACGGCCGCGTCGGATGGGTGTCACCGGACGGACATACGTTTGGTGCGTGGGAGAGCCGGGGAGTCGAATGA